From a region of the Gordonia sp. PP30 genome:
- a CDS encoding AMP-binding protein produces the protein MTASLDRATTAGRWLAVAAERGDAPALVTPEASVSFAEAGERSAERARAVAAAVGEPGRPVAVTTESDVESAIAILAVLCSGRPLVVLDPFLPTERRDHILRLSGALELSPAQIAELPPSGGAVPDPEPDQPAVIVFTSGSTGAPKGVVHGQRSWVNQARDGHDVLGLGPGDAAAVLLPLSFGAGLDALLMPLLNGAGVLLWDVRRRTAAGVHDWLSLHPATTLHCTPSLLRSWLGGPNAPGALPELRLATTCGEPVYSTDVAALRATLLPADGVFCSWSGSSEAGNLAFNRFPPGRPLPTGPLPVGRPAADKTVRIVDADGAEVPPGVTGEVTVESAHLALRYHGDPERTARRFRPASEGRTVLRTGDLGRFDTHGELHLLGRRDDAVKIRGYLVEPIEVETAIRALPWTVDAVVTADAGRLIAHVAVDREKWSPSPAEIRTALGKTLAPWMIPRDVVVLAELPRTERGKIDRAALPPPAARDPEPVRGPTEAALLHLWCDVLGLDTVGRNEDFVSLGGDSLAAATMLTEIRDRWLVEITSSRFAADPTIAGLARLLDAAHRDRRRSQADGSLTRLRDGDGTPLFLAAGAGSPAASLLPLVRELGGDRPVHGLQAHGLERRGRADRSVRAAAVRAVHDILSVQPRGPYLLAGYSFGAFVILEAATILRARGAEVTRVVLLDALFEPDAAARTALPERDEVAACADTADAAKPGGLAARWNALAMRFLVATAGLWRLPTTLQWTVFWDLGRRLLRRHRPTPYPGRVTLIAATDNHDDLERWAAITTGDLAVTRVPGHHHSMMRAPHVTATAAALRAAIAERETNEQEPAR, from the coding sequence ATGACCGCGTCGCTCGACCGGGCGACGACCGCGGGCCGCTGGCTCGCCGTGGCGGCCGAGCGCGGGGATGCGCCAGCACTCGTCACGCCCGAGGCGTCGGTGTCCTTCGCCGAGGCGGGGGAGCGTTCCGCGGAACGCGCACGGGCCGTCGCCGCCGCCGTCGGTGAACCGGGACGACCGGTGGCGGTCACGACCGAATCCGACGTCGAGTCGGCGATCGCGATCCTCGCCGTCCTCTGCTCCGGCCGGCCGCTCGTGGTGCTCGATCCCTTCTTGCCCACCGAGCGCCGGGACCACATCCTGCGGCTCTCCGGTGCGCTCGAACTGAGTCCGGCCCAGATCGCCGAACTGCCACCGTCCGGCGGCGCGGTGCCCGACCCCGAGCCGGATCAGCCGGCCGTCATCGTCTTCACCTCCGGCTCCACCGGCGCCCCCAAGGGCGTCGTGCACGGACAGCGAAGCTGGGTCAACCAGGCCCGCGACGGGCACGACGTGCTCGGCCTCGGGCCCGGCGACGCCGCCGCGGTGCTCCTGCCGCTGAGTTTCGGCGCGGGACTGGACGCCCTGCTCATGCCGCTGCTGAACGGCGCAGGCGTGCTGCTGTGGGACGTGCGCCGCCGGACCGCCGCCGGCGTGCACGACTGGCTGTCGCTGCACCCGGCGACGACGCTGCACTGCACCCCGTCACTCCTGCGGTCCTGGCTGGGCGGGCCGAACGCGCCCGGCGCGCTGCCGGAGTTGCGGCTGGCGACCACCTGCGGCGAGCCGGTGTACAGCACCGACGTCGCCGCCCTGCGCGCGACGCTGCTGCCCGCCGACGGCGTGTTCTGCAGCTGGTCGGGCTCGTCGGAAGCCGGGAATCTCGCCTTCAACCGCTTTCCGCCCGGGCGGCCGCTGCCCACCGGTCCGCTGCCCGTCGGCCGTCCCGCCGCGGACAAGACCGTGCGCATCGTCGACGCCGACGGTGCCGAGGTGCCACCCGGCGTCACCGGGGAGGTGACCGTCGAATCGGCGCATCTGGCCCTGCGCTACCACGGCGATCCGGAGCGCACGGCCCGTCGTTTCCGTCCGGCGAGCGAGGGCCGGACGGTACTGCGCACCGGCGACCTCGGCCGATTCGATACGCACGGCGAACTCCATCTGCTCGGCCGCCGCGACGACGCGGTCAAGATCCGCGGCTACCTGGTGGAGCCGATCGAGGTCGAGACGGCGATCCGCGCGTTGCCGTGGACGGTCGACGCCGTGGTGACCGCCGACGCCGGGCGGCTGATCGCGCACGTGGCCGTCGACCGCGAGAAGTGGTCGCCGTCGCCCGCCGAGATCCGGACCGCACTGGGAAAGACGCTGGCGCCCTGGATGATTCCGCGCGACGTCGTCGTACTCGCCGAACTCCCGCGCACCGAGCGCGGCAAGATCGATCGCGCCGCACTGCCCCCACCGGCCGCGCGTGATCCGGAGCCGGTGCGCGGTCCCACCGAGGCGGCGCTGCTGCACCTGTGGTGCGATGTCCTCGGCCTCGACACCGTCGGGCGGAACGAGGACTTCGTCTCGCTCGGCGGTGACTCCCTCGCCGCGGCGACCATGCTCACCGAGATCCGCGATCGCTGGCTGGTGGAGATCACGTCCTCCCGCTTCGCGGCCGATCCGACCATCGCCGGACTCGCCCGGCTGCTCGACGCCGCTCACCGGGACCGCCGCCGCTCACAGGCGGACGGCTCGCTCACCCGGCTGCGCGACGGGGACGGGACCCCGCTGTTCCTGGCCGCGGGAGCCGGCAGCCCGGCGGCGAGTCTGCTGCCCCTGGTCCGGGAACTGGGCGGCGACCGGCCGGTCCACGGTCTCCAGGCGCACGGCCTGGAACGACGCGGCCGTGCCGACCGATCCGTGCGCGCGGCGGCGGTGCGCGCCGTGCACGACATCCTCTCGGTACAGCCGCGCGGCCCCTACCTGCTCGCCGGATACTCCTTCGGCGCGTTCGTGATCCTCGAAGCGGCGACCATCCTGCGTGCCCGCGGCGCCGAGGTGACCCGCGTGGTGCTACTCGACGCGCTCTTCGAACCCGACGCCGCCGCCCGCACAGCGTTGCCCGAGCGGGACGAGGTGGCAGCGTGCGCCGACACCGCGGACGCGGCGAAGCCCGGCGGTCTCGCCGCCCGGTGGAACGCGCTCGCGATGCGCTTCCTGGTCGCCACGGCGGGACTCTGGCGGCTCCCGACCACGCTGCAGTGGACCGTCTTCTGGGATCTCGGCCGCCGGCTGCTGCGCCGTCACCGGCCGACGCCCTATCCGGGCCGGGTCACGCTGATCGCGGCCACCGACAATCACGACGATCTCGAACGCTGGGCGGCGATCACCACCGGCGACCTCGCCGTGACCCGGGTGCCCGGCCACCATCACTCCATGATGCGTGCCCCGCACGTGACCGCCACCGCCGCGGCGCTGCGCGCCGCGATCGCCGAGCGCGAGACCAACGAGCAGGAGCCCGCCCGATGA